The following proteins come from a genomic window of Canis aureus isolate CA01 chromosome 3, VMU_Caureus_v.1.0, whole genome shotgun sequence:
- the PSMD7 gene encoding 26S proteasome non-ATPase regulatory subunit 7 — MPELAVQKVVVHPLVLLSVVDHFNRIGKVGNQKRVVGVLLGSWQKKVLDVSNSFAVPFDEDDKDDSVWFLDHDYLENMYGMFKKVNARERIVGWYHTGPKLHKNDIAINELMKRYCPNSVLVIIDVKPKDLGLPTEAYISVEEVHDDGTPTSKTFEHVTSEIGAEEAEEVGVEHLLRDIKDTTVGTLSQRITNQVHGLKGLNSKLLDIRSYLEKVATGKLPINHQIIYQLQDVFNLLPDVSLQEFVKAFYLKTNDQMVVVYLASLIRSVVALHNLINNKIANRDAEKKEGQEKEESKKDRKDDKEKEKEKEKGDSKKEEKKEKK, encoded by the exons ATGCCGGAGCTGGCGGTGCAGAAGGTGGTCGTTCACCCCCTGGTGCTGCTCAGTGTGGTGGATCACTTCAACCG AATAGGCAAGGTTGGAAACCAGAAGCGCGTTGTCGGTGTGCTTTTGGGGTCATGGCAAAAGAAGGTACTCGACGTATCCAACAGTTTTGCAG tccCTTTTGATGAAGATGACAAAGATGATTCTGTCTGGTTTTTAGACCATGATTATTTGGAAAACATGTATGGAATGTTTAAGAAGGTCAATG CCAGAGAAAGAATAGTTGGGTGGTACCACACAGGCCCTAAACTACACAAGAATGACATCGCCATTAACGAACTCATGAAAAGATACTGCCCTAACTCA GTACTGGTCATCATTGATGTGAAGCCAAAGGACCTGGGACTGCCCACAGAAGCATATATTTCAGTGGAAGAAGTCCATGAT GATGGAACGCCAACCTCAAAAACATTTGAGCATGTGACCAGTGAGATTGGAGCGGAGGAAGCCGAGGAAGTTGGAGTCGAGCACTTGTTACG AGACATCAAAGACACTACGGTGGGCACTCTTTCACAGAGGATTACAAACCAGGTCCATGGTTTGAAGGGACTAAACTCCAAGCTTCTGGACATCAGGAGCTACCTGGAGAAAGTGGCCACGGGCAAGCTGCCCATCAACCATCAGATCATCTACCAGCTACAGGATGTCTTCAACCTGCTGCCGGACGTCAGCCTCCAGGAGTTTGTCAAGGCCTTTTACCTGAAGACCAATGACCAGATGGTAGTGGTGTACTTGGCCTCACTGATCCGTTCTGTGGTCGCCCTGCACAACCTCATCAACAACAAGATCGCCAACCGTGatgcagagaagaaagaagggcaggaaaaagaagagagcaaaaaggatagaaaagatgacaaagagaaggagaaggagaaggaaaagggtgacagcaagaaagaagagaaaaaggagaaaaaataa